ATTATAGTACATAAAAGTTGGACAATTCTCATGTTCTTACTGTATAGAAATCTAAGGCATAATGAATTTCTCTTTTCATGTTTTggacattttaatttattaagaaaataaaaaaaaattatttcagaaATATGTAAGTTGACTGCCCTTTTGTTTCTCATGTGCTTATTTACTTAACTATGCTGTTCCAATCACCAATTCAGTACACAATATATGATCTGTAGtgtcttaattaaaaaaaactttacaaTGTTAATTGTGCGAAAAGCTGTTTGAGGATCCGCTAAACAATGCATTCATGTGAAATGTTGAATGAAGACAACACTCACCAATGCAGTCCCTGCAAGTGCTACCAGTGCTGACAGAAAGTTGAAGAACAAAGCTTTTGGTACACTGAAACCAGATCTAATCAGAATGCCAAAATCACCAATCTGTACATGAAAGAAACAAAAAGCATAAAACGTTTTGGGGGATAAAAGTAAGATCTAAAACCAATAAGACCAATTAAATGTAGATATGAAGAATTATTAAGAAGCGGACTTTaacctaactcaatcttataaaccttataaaactaacttataaagtgaggtttgcacccacttatatactataaaatatctTAATCTCTAGCCGATGTGAGATCCCCAACACCTGCCTCAAGCCGAAGCTGTCAACTCgtgtgtgagactatatatttatgggtggtcCAATAACAGCCCGATAGTGGGTGAcgtgataaacccaacaaactcTCACTTGGATAGGCTCTATATTGGCTCTGGTATCATATTAAGAAACAAACTTTAAGTcaaactcaaccttataaaggtgaggtttgcacttatttatatattatgaaatgtcttaatttttagttgatgtgagatctccaacaataataaataaaaccaAAATAGAAAGAGAAATACTAAACTGAAAGCATTCCAAAATGACAATAAGAAAACATGAAACTCGAAATTGCAGAAATATGATCATTTGAGGCAGTTTTGTTTCCCCAATTAGGAAATGTTAACACTGTATGCTCAACTTATATTTCCTAAACGTGTCACTAATGCAGGACACTTAAGATCTGGCAGCTCTCATGCCAGATTGATCCGACTTGCAATAGCAAGCATTAGGCCTGCTGATCCATGTAAAAAATTATCCTTCATAGAGGAGGAAGTTAACTGGCAaagcaagaaaaatatttatccaTTCACAGTATAAAAAGCAACTATTTTTTATCTACTTAAATAAAACTCAGAAATTCGGcggaaatatattttataaaatacccctatttttagtttttaatttctgaagAGAACCCTAGAAGCTTTTAAAAAAGGATGTCATCCGAATTATGCATGCATTGAGTGGCACAAACAAGAGAAATAAAATTGCTATAGTTCGAAGTTCACAGGACAAATAATGCATCACAAATGCTGTTTTCTCAGTAACCAAAAGTTAAGCTGTACACATATAGAGCACCATTAAAATATCCCTTTGATGTGCCCAGCAAGGGTGTGCAATATTTAGTGCACCTCCTTGACATGAAGAAGCCATCTTCATattttctcttaattttctttaaagCTGACAGCATCAGCAAGTGTTCAATGCTCTAgataacacattaaattgaaaTCATACAAAGAATCTTCTTCTTTAGCCCTCTACAAAATGGATCGTAGGGGATACAATAAGTAGAGAAAACAAGAAGCTGATTTTAACAGAGTGAATAAAATTGAGTCAACATAAGATCACGAGTGAAGAGCTAATAAAGATTTTGGAGTCATTTCAAGACTTGTAACTGCTTTAAAGGGATAAAATAGAAAAGGTAGAGAATCATAATTATTTGACAACAATGTGGAACTCACTCTTAAAAGAGAATTGTAAAACAACTATGATTAATGCACCAGGTGTCgccaattttttttccaattacTATGAAAATTCCACACATTTTATACATGCACCAAGTTAGCTCTTGGACTTGTTCATAGGCTCAAAGACTGTCAAGACTCCCGAGAAACTAGAATGTCAACATTGCTTAAAAATGTACGAGATTCAAGTAAACACCAGTTTAAAAGAATCATATAAGAAACAGAATCATAACATGGACTCAAATTAATAGGATTGAATGTGCATGATAATACACATCCGGTCAAATGACATAGACATGTATTTCATAAAAGTAACTAGATGAGTAGTGATAAGGATTATAGGTAAGAAAATAGAACAGCTATTTCAAATCTGAATATAAATCAGCCATGTATATTATGCACACATATATGCGTATATCCCCAGATGAAATCTGTAGAACATTTTTCATGCCTTGTAAGAAATAAACAACAGTAAAAGattataaagaaaatttaatttaattcagtGTAATCATATGAATCATGTGTTTTGGCTATTCTGACACCATAATCTTGCATGTTTTAGCATATCTGTgctaattttttcttattaaaatcaagtaataaaagaattaatcacttttatttttatgaacttttgaaaaaattagtcaataagaaaaataaactcCATTAACAAAGACATACAATTGCTGCACTTTGTGGAATTAAACAAACAAACTTTTCAGGCCTTCAGGAAACTGCACGTTACACTTTTAAGTTATGCCTAAAATGAGATGAAAATGTTCTGTAGATAGCATAATACTGAACATGCGACAGAGCAAAGATGATTTTGAACCTCTTGAGGAAGCTCATGTGCCAGCAAAAACAGAGTTCTAGACCAGCCACCAACAGATCCATAAAGCAAGAATGCACTTCCTAAAGCCATTCCATCTGTAAAATTATGCTGCAATATTAACATATTCTGCATAAATACACTTGAAAGCTTTTCTTCATTTTACAGCCAATAAAAGGCCAAAATATAGCTTACCACTCCATCTGAGAAAAGATTGAGATAACCAAACACAAGGCTTGTTGGTAATCTAACTGGTTCCTTAACATTTGAAGATTTTATATTATCTGAGGAGCTATCAACAGTACTTTTGGTCACATTGCTTCCGATTCTCTGTGATACAAGTATATCAAATGTCAGATAAATTTCCCCATTCCCTCCAATATTCCATTTAAACTAAATGTGTAATACAGCATTATACAAGTGTAAACAAACTATTACAGCTCTTCAGGTTTTGcatatttattatcatattcTTTCTACTGATCAAATTTGCCAGCACAACTGGTCAAACATCTGAAGGGTAAAACAACAATGCATGCAAATAAAAGTAATAGCATGTGTGACATCAAAATGGTTCAAACCAAACCAATGGTGCATCTCAACTTCAGTCAGCTGAAGTGACATTTCATTGCCGGTCTTACCTTTCTGAGTACGGTTTCAGATTTAGAAGGATTATCTTCCTTCGAAGAGTCACATGACACTTCATCATCTTCTTTTCTCTCATCTAGCAATCTGTCTTCCTTTGCATTATTAGAAATGTCATCgtctttcaattttttcttgCTACTGTGGTTATGGTGATGATGTCCATGTGTCCATGAATTAGCTTCTCCCGAGTTTTCTTCGACATACCTCACTACCTTCTCCACAAGAAGAAAGAGTACAATTCCAGCTGAAAGAACCATAAAACATTGTAAGAAACAGTGGTTCTTAAAGAATCCATCTGCATAAGCCTAATTTTTTAACACTAAAAATGACTAGAGAGAAATATATGgatgaaagaaaaatatgaagtCATGTAAAGAAAGTGATCAATCACAGCTACACGCATGGCTTTAACAGAAAATAAATTCAACCTTGAATTCCCCATCACCCTTTTTCCTCACAGCTATGAAAGTTGTTTGTTTTGATGGTTTCTGTTAGCAACAGACCCCCCGTTAGTAGAGTTTATGTAAGAAGAGATATGAAGGGAAGGGATTCAGGCCCAAAAGGCCCAAAGTCCAGTAATTAGTAATGtcagttatatataataataggAAGGAGGAGAAATGAAAGTTTGGAGAGGGAGGTATTCTTTGGTTGTAAGGGAGACATTAGGCTCCCAAATTAAACATTCTTGAATCTTTTACTGCAGTAGGTATATTTTGTTCCCAACTGAGTGAATATAATAAGGTTCGTTCTTCATTATATACTTTCTTTTATATTCAACTCATTTCTTACATTGGCATCAAAGCCCTCGAATCTGGGCAGCCATTCATGGTGTACATAAGAATGGAAAGTTCAGATAGGGATTTcaagaatccaatgaagaaaTTTGAGTTGAGGATGATAAATAAGATGCTATGAGAAGGCTTGATGAACTACTAGAGAACCTCAATTGTAGTACAACCAAGATGAGAATTCTAGCAGTTCTCAATGAAATAACTTCTACATAGTAGAAGGGAAGGACGAAACAAGAACAAAATTGATGTATGGGTTGAATAAAGATCGATGGAGGAAATTATAAACTTTGTTGTTTCAGGAGATGACATGTATGGTTGGATTAACCTAGTGGAGAGGTATTTCAAATTAAAGGATATGTTTTAGAAAAGTTACAAGCGGCAATAGTAGCAATGGAAGGTAGAGCATTATTAGCTCTTTGTGAAAAGAGATATCCTTTGTAATGGGAAAACCCTTACAAGAGAGAGCGTTCTACTATTTATTGTTCTTTTCATCCTATTCAATGAAAATCCTTATTTCCTCTCTATTCACCTTTTGGTTCGTAACATTTAGTCCGACGTGCTGGATCCCCAATCATGATGGAGAATCCGGTGGAAGTATTTGATGAGAAAATAGAAGGAAACCCATTCTGATATTTAGTTTGGAGAAGGATATTGATACCACACTTAAGAAATATGAGAAGGTGAGTGATAAGTCATGGAGTTGATCACCATAGGTTATCGTGATAAGATCAAGATTTGGGTTCCTATAACTCGGAACTCCATAATGTTCTCACAATGAGAAAActtaattttctttcaaaattcatGTATATATCCCATTGCATTACAAGTAcatctttttataggctaaattATGTAGCAATAAAGCCCActaaaaatcaattaatttccactaaatagttttttaatgtCCACTAACAATTAACTCCCGCCAATGATGCTTTTAATTCCTATTATATGCATCATTATTTCCCACCATGAGATTATGAATGGTTTACCTTCTAGTGGTTTTCAATCTTCTCATGTGAAAATTCAGCCGCTTAATCAAAAAACATAATAAGAATTCAGTGCTATTGCTAGGTTTTTCAATGTTATACCTTTCAATGGAGCTATTGGTTTTCCTTTTGTAACTAGGAAGGAGTTACTTTTACGTAACTAGGATGGGGCATTTACACCTATTGACAAATTGTTTATAAGtttattatatagttttttGTTTGTCATATTGAATTGAAGTTCAATTATGAGTTTCAAGTGAGATATAATTAGTGAGTGCATATatgaatttcataaattttgtagGATCTTACTGTAAATGTTACAATCACCTAATTTACAATCCATACTTCCCTTTCCGATCTTAAGATCTCAATTTTGACTACATTGCTTGGTTCAACTAATTTGTCAAAAATAGGACACCAATAATTTAAAGTGAATAATAATCAACATGATCGGTAAGAACATCAAGCATATCACTACTAACCAAGGATGGATATCCCTATAGAGAGATCGGCCAAAGAATGTGAATGACCATGTCCAGAACTAGCATGATGGTCATGATCTTCATGGCTATCATGAGAATGGGAGTGTTCTCCACCTACAATAAAAGATAATCATATCATGTCaaagaataataatttttgcccaaaaaaaattagaaagagAAAAGAGACAGGAGAATTAGGTAAAGGATAGAGATATCCTTAATAAAATAGGAAGAAAAAACAAGATAATTGAAAGGAATCAACTCAACCCACAACACTGCAAGCCTAGGCATCTATATGTAAAGCATAACATAGAAACTTGCTTCTAAAAGTAAAGTGCACAATAAATAATGGACTAAAGTAAACAACATCCAGTACCTTATCCTTAATCCCTtttcttccaaaacatttaaaatggAGAAATTATCTTACTTGAAACAAACACAGCTAATATTTATCAAGTAATTTTCACccattaaataaattatgttacaTTCGCAAACACACCAAATAATGCAATGTGCAAAAAGTTGTCTCATAACTTCGGTATTTGTTCTGTGTTATTCTCCTTGTATTGTACCTTAATGAGTATCAAACACATCCACAAGACAAAGAGGGGTACAAAACTTATGAATTTGAATGCCATCACATCCTACAAGGTATAGCTCTCAAGACCAGAGAACCCTAGTTAACACCCCAAGCTTTTGATCATACAACCCAAACCCaaacaaaacttaaaaaaaaaagctGTCTCTTGGTGCACTTCAGGCTCCAACAACAGCAAAAACAACAgtgatagaatcacaagttagGTGCACTTCAGGCAACCCCAGTAATCAAAGGAAATGATTGAACCTCAGGcaaccataaaaaaaacataaccaTAGTTAAGACAGTAGAGAAGAAATGTGAAAGCAGAGTCTCTtgggagctctgataccataggTATTTATTTGAATGAGGGTAGATCTTACTTAATTGGTTGATTTGAAACAGTACATCGGCCTCTATATATAAAGAATTCTAACCATAAAGTAATCATCTCAGAGATCTATAGAATTTTCTAAGAAAACATATCATTTCAACTTATGTCGAGAACCAGGGTCATGATTAGAATCTTCATTATCCCAAATCTCAAAATTAGGGTCATTTCACCCCAATCCTCCACTATTGATGTGGTTTGATCCTTACCGTCCTTTTGGAATCCTCTAAAATGTACTAGCTCCATTGCAAATAATTTTGGCTATCAAATTGGTAGGGACCCACCACATTAGGAAGATCAATAGTACCATGGGAGTAAATTTTGCCTCCATTGAGGAAAAAACACAAACTACAAATGTAAAAGAAGAATTGTTTGTCAAGAGAACAAGGAACTCATCTACTCAAATCAAAGCCAAATAAGATATTACCACCCCTTGGGATGGACTCAGGGTTCAATACAATCCTATCTGTGGTGGCAAAGGCAATGTGTTAGTGTAACCGGAACAAGATGCATGGGCTACACATGCTAACATTGGTGGTGGCACATGGCATTTTTGTTAGGGTTCAGCGTTATGATCATTGGTGTGGGACACACCTTTCTGTTACACCACAGTCTTCAAGGACAGTGGCAGACAAGGCGGCAACTATGGCTAAGGAACAAACTCCCAAGATTAGGAGCTTTGATACCAACTTGAATAAAGCTAATTAGATTCTCAACTCTATTTGTAATAATCACATTCTAttgaaaaaggaaataaaatctAATGAAATGAATGTGAAGATTCAAAGGTTTTCCTAATTACTATAGAGATATTAGGATATTTTTAACCTAATAATCCCCAAtttacaacaaaaaataaattaacaaagaAAAACTAATATAGAAGATAGGTTCTGATGCGTTTCATACCAAAAGCATGCGGTAATTGGTGAAGAAATGCATCCCCCAACATAGCTCCTGCCTGCATAAGACATGGTCAATGAGAATGAAATGAAGCAGAAACAAAAGTAGATATTTAAGAAGTTATTGAAAAAGGTAATTTAGTAACTTTTCCTAGTTAGCATTGTGCTGACCCTCACAATTTCCAAACcatataaaagtataaaatgtCATGACAACGAAATAAGGAAGAATAATACCAAAGATgacaagaaagaaagaaaaaatggcACATACAGATTTTTCAAGAATTTAAACACAAAAGACATGAGATGTGCCACCGCAAGaaataagataaatttttaaatatacacAAAACTACATCAAAGCAACCACGTATCATGCATCTAGAAAGAAGATTACTATAGAAGAAATGCCAACAACAACACTAGAGAAAAGATGTGCAGTAAACACAGAAAACACACACTAAGATGTCCTTTAACATTGTAGACACGTATATAAGAATGCATGAACTAAGTGAAATGGGAATGTAAATGACATGGTAAATACTTCAGGTATATCAGATTTGTTTGTTATAGAACAAACTTGGGTTGGAGGCACTTAATGTGGAGATAATAATTAGAATCTTGTATTTGCTTTGGAAAACAGGTTATAATTGTCATCAttgtgaaaaagaagaaaaaagcaAATAGTTTGTAATTGTTAGCAGCCCAAATAAACCTTTAGGCCCAAAGACTAGTATTTTTCCTCAAATTGCAAATAGATTTGGAGAATGTATGAAAGGAGGAATAGGAGTGCAAGGGAATGATGAACTGGCTTAGGGAGAGTGATACACACATTGTATGTGGGGCCAATTAGTTGGAAAGGTTATATTAGGGAGTGTGAGGCGAGAGAGGCATCTTGTTCTTTATTTAGAGTTGGTTATGGATAGAGAGCAATAACTCTTTGAAGAAGCTTTGCTCTACGAACAGGAACCATGTTTCCTGTATTTTCCCTTCTGCCTTTTGATCCAACAATACAGTATTACCATTTTTCCTATGTTCTCTGTTTCCTTTTGCAACTTCAATTTTTGGTTTGCCACCAATAACCCAATCATTGTCCTTGTTTCATGTGGTGAAGTAACTA
The sequence above is a segment of the Phaseolus vulgaris cultivar G19833 chromosome 2, P. vulgaris v2.0, whole genome shotgun sequence genome. Coding sequences within it:
- the LOC137811640 gene encoding IAA-alanine resistance protein 1, which gives rise to MAFGTKSVDYLSFLLLCLALLLCLDLGIAHQSHSHSHSHSDFCGSDAHHHCEDHHHHHHDHDHDHGQAHAHGHKNKIDGKYKLPEELAEEEDMKLYGFGLPHHHHPHDTTELSGFGLWLNALGCSFLVSMASLTCLIVLPVIFVQGKPSKAVVDSLALFGAGAMLGDAFLHQLPHAFGGEHSHSHDSHEDHDHHASSGHGHSHSLADLSIGISILAGIVLFLLVEKVVRYVEENSGEANSWTHGHHHHNHSSKKKLKDDDISNNAKEDRLLDERKEDDEVSCDSSKEDNPSKSETVLRKRIGSNVTKSTVDSSSDNIKSSNVKEPVRLPTSLVFGYLNLFSDGVHNFTDGMALGSAFLLYGSVGGWSRTLFLLAHELPQEIGDFGILIRSGFSVPKALFFNFLSALVALAGTALALLWGKDPGQSSLIEGFTAGGFIYISIAGVLAEMNSDGNTKLRSTVVQIISLTMGMAVALGISLVE